The following are encoded in a window of Clostridium thermarum genomic DNA:
- the lepA gene encoding translation elongation factor 4 has translation MQSERQKHIRNFCIVAHIDHGKSTLADRLLEMTGTLTQREMEEQILDNMELEKERGITIKAQAVRLIHKAKDGQEYILNLIDTPGHVDFNYEVSRSLAACEGAILVVDATQGIQAQTLANCYLALDHNLEILPVINKIDLSSARPEEVKHEIEDIIGLDAQDAPMVSAKSGLNIEQVLEAIVEKLPAPEGDENGQLRALIFDSYYDSYKGVVCYIRVKQGSVKVGTKIKLMASEKLYEVTEVGVFTPSFMPIEELRAGDVGYLTASIKNVRDARVGDTITDAANPASEPLPGYRPAVPMVFSGIYPVDGADYEELKEALEKLQLNDAALHFEPETSLALGFGFRCGFLGLLHMEIIQERIEREYNIDIITTAPSVIYRVTKTDGEVIEITNPTNLPAPTEIQFMEEPVVKVSIITPSDYVGAVMDLCQNRRGTFIDMNYIEATRAVLNYIMPLNEIIYDFFDALKSRTRGYASLDYEFEGYKQTRLVKLDILLNGDIVDALSMIVPEERAYNKGRNMTEKLKEIIPRQMFEIPIQAAIGSKIIARETVKALRKDVLAKCYGGDISRKKKLLEKQKEGKKRMRQVGSVEVPQEAFMTVLKVE, from the coding sequence ATGCAGAGCGAAAGGCAGAAACATATCAGAAACTTTTGTATTGTTGCACACATAGATCATGGAAAATCCACCTTAGCAGATAGATTATTGGAGATGACCGGTACTCTAACTCAGAGAGAAATGGAAGAGCAAATCCTTGATAATATGGAGCTGGAAAAAGAAAGAGGAATTACAATCAAAGCACAGGCTGTTAGATTGATACATAAGGCTAAAGACGGACAGGAATACATATTGAATTTAATAGATACTCCAGGGCACGTAGACTTTAATTATGAGGTTTCAAGGAGCTTAGCTGCTTGTGAAGGAGCCATACTGGTGGTTGACGCTACACAGGGAATACAGGCTCAAACACTGGCAAATTGTTATTTGGCCTTAGATCATAATCTTGAGATACTTCCGGTAATTAATAAAATTGACTTGTCTAGTGCCAGACCGGAAGAAGTTAAGCATGAAATTGAAGACATCATAGGATTGGATGCGCAGGATGCACCTATGGTATCTGCAAAGTCCGGACTTAACATAGAGCAGGTTTTAGAGGCTATAGTTGAAAAATTACCTGCTCCTGAGGGAGATGAGAACGGACAGCTCAGGGCCCTGATTTTTGACTCTTATTACGACAGCTACAAGGGTGTTGTCTGCTATATAAGAGTAAAACAAGGCAGCGTTAAGGTTGGCACAAAGATTAAGCTTATGGCTTCAGAAAAGCTCTATGAAGTTACTGAGGTTGGTGTGTTTACACCGAGCTTTATGCCAATAGAAGAGTTAAGAGCCGGAGATGTGGGTTACCTTACAGCTTCTATAAAAAATGTAAGAGACGCCAGAGTAGGAGATACAATTACCGATGCTGCCAATCCGGCCAGTGAACCTCTGCCGGGCTATAGACCTGCAGTACCGATGGTGTTCAGCGGAATATATCCGGTAGATGGAGCAGATTATGAGGAATTAAAGGAAGCTTTGGAAAAGCTGCAGCTTAACGATGCGGCCCTCCATTTTGAACCTGAAACCTCACTGGCTTTGGGCTTTGGATTCCGTTGTGGTTTCCTGGGACTTCTTCATATGGAAATTATCCAGGAGAGAATAGAACGAGAATACAACATAGACATAATAACTACTGCCCCTTCCGTTATATATAGGGTTACAAAGACCGATGGTGAAGTAATAGAAATAACAAATCCTACAAATTTACCTGCCCCTACAGAAATACAGTTTATGGAGGAGCCGGTGGTTAAGGTATCAATAATTACACCATCAGATTATGTAGGTGCTGTTATGGATCTCTGTCAGAACAGAAGAGGAACCTTTATTGACATGAATTATATTGAAGCTACCAGAGCGGTTTTAAATTACATCATGCCATTAAACGAAATAATTTATGATTTCTTTGACGCCCTGAAGTCAAGGACAAGAGGCTATGCGTCCTTGGATTATGAGTTTGAAGGCTATAAGCAAACAAGGCTTGTTAAGCTGGATATACTTCTCAACGGAGATATAGTGGATGCCTTATCGATGATAGTTCCTGAGGAACGTGCATATAATAAGGGAAGAAACATGACTGAAAAATTAAAGGAAATAATTCCGAGGCAGATGTTTGAAATTCCTATTCAAGCAGCCATAGGTTCAAAGATAATTGCAAGAGAAACCGTTAAGGCTTTAAGAAAAGACGTATTGGCAAAATGCTATGGCGGTGACATATCAAGAAAGAAAAAGCTGCTTGAAAAACAGAAAGAGGGTAAAAAGAGAATGCGCCAGGTTGGCTCTGTAGAAGTACCGCAGGAAGCCTTTATGACTGTGTTAAAGGTTGAATAG
- the hemW gene encoding radical SAM family heme chaperone HemW, with protein MGIALYIHIPFCKSKCMYCDFCSYSGSESMMMEYTRALCDEILLKCINKSISTIFIGGGTPTYLSLEAWELLKNTIERLRLEPGAEFTVECNPGTIDVDKLKVLKSMGVNRISIGLQAWQNNLLKKIGRIHTVEDFVKSYNLIREMDFDNVNVDIMFGLPTQKQQDLEDTIEAVTCLQPEHISCYSLIVEEDTPFGELYKKGKLQLPEEDEERAMYEKAVELLEKKGYAQYEISNFAKGGYECRHNIVYWTLGDYIGCGAGAHGYVRDIRYRNEENIKKYIKAVSVSMLSAIESNKNSLVDEMEEYMFMGLRMLSGVEEAEFRRRFGVDIGSVYGEVIEKYIKLKLLERKNGFIVLNHSGIQLSNTVMSDFILDKQ; from the coding sequence ATGGGCATAGCATTATATATACACATTCCTTTCTGTAAGAGTAAATGTATGTACTGTGATTTTTGCTCTTACAGCGGTTCTGAAAGTATGATGATGGAATATACCCGTGCTCTCTGTGACGAAATACTTTTAAAATGTATAAATAAGAGTATAAGTACAATATTTATAGGTGGGGGAACTCCCACCTATTTGTCTTTAGAGGCATGGGAATTATTGAAAAACACCATAGAAAGGCTGAGATTGGAACCGGGTGCAGAGTTCACCGTAGAATGTAATCCCGGTACTATTGATGTTGATAAATTAAAAGTCCTTAAGAGCATGGGTGTCAATAGGATAAGTATTGGGCTTCAAGCTTGGCAAAATAATCTATTAAAAAAAATTGGCAGAATCCATACCGTTGAAGATTTTGTAAAAAGTTACAACCTAATTAGAGAAATGGACTTTGACAATGTGAATGTAGACATAATGTTTGGACTGCCAACACAGAAACAACAGGATTTAGAGGATACCATAGAGGCTGTTACCTGTCTTCAACCTGAGCACATCTCCTGTTATAGCTTAATTGTAGAGGAGGATACTCCCTTTGGTGAACTTTATAAGAAGGGAAAACTTCAACTTCCGGAAGAAGATGAGGAAAGAGCAATGTATGAGAAGGCCGTAGAACTCTTAGAGAAAAAAGGGTATGCCCAATACGAAATATCTAATTTTGCAAAGGGAGGTTATGAATGCAGACACAATATAGTGTATTGGACACTGGGAGATTATATCGGGTGTGGAGCAGGAGCTCACGGCTATGTAAGGGACATAAGGTATAGAAACGAAGAGAATATCAAAAAATATATAAAAGCGGTTTCTGTGAGCATGCTATCTGCAATAGAGAGTAATAAAAATTCTCTTGTGGATGAAATGGAAGAATATATGTTTATGGGATTAAGAATGTTATCCGGTGTTGAGGAAGCAGAATTCCGCAGACGTTTTGGAGTTGATATAGGTTCAGTATATGGAGAAGTAATAGAAAAATATATAAAACTAAAGCTGCTGGAAAGAAAAAATGGCTTTATAGTCTTGAACCACAGTGGCATTCAGCTATCAAATACGGTAATGAGTGACTTTATACTGGATAAGCAGTGA
- the hrcA gene encoding heat-inducible transcriptional repressor HrcA, with protein sequence MEFDDRKLKILHAIINDYISTGEPVGSRTIARKYDLGVSSATIRNEMADLEEMGYIEQLHTSSGRKPSDKGYRLYVDKLMKAHQITAEEELFIRSMLLNAALFEVDKIMRQVSVVLSKLTHLTCVVKTPSVKKSCLKTIQLINIDVGSILMVIVTDSGIIKNNIIRINRPIDSDMLLKLNNMLNARLKNLTMEGINLEVINNIKKDLHGYDDIFNEMIPALYDCLNEVENSDVITEGETNILRYAEYSDIDKAKEFITFVDNKESVKKILPATKNTTVSIGEENYIPEAKDYSVVARAYCVGDKPLGTIGIIGPTRMDYSKVISLLNKVTELLNKNLTSFDDW encoded by the coding sequence ATGGAATTTGATGATAGAAAACTAAAAATACTTCATGCCATTATCAATGACTATATAAGCACTGGCGAACCTGTTGGTTCAAGAACTATAGCACGGAAGTACGATCTTGGAGTTAGTTCTGCCACTATAAGAAATGAGATGGCAGATTTAGAGGAAATGGGCTACATTGAGCAGCTCCATACTTCCTCGGGACGAAAACCATCGGACAAAGGTTATAGGTTGTATGTTGATAAGTTGATGAAAGCTCACCAGATAACTGCTGAAGAGGAACTCTTCATCAGAAGCATGCTTCTAAATGCTGCTTTGTTTGAAGTAGATAAAATAATGAGACAGGTTAGTGTGGTATTGTCTAAACTAACTCACCTGACTTGTGTAGTAAAGACTCCTTCTGTTAAGAAGAGCTGCTTAAAGACAATTCAATTAATCAATATTGATGTTGGAAGCATACTGATGGTAATTGTTACTGACAGCGGAATTATCAAAAACAATATAATAAGGATCAACAGACCTATAGATTCAGATATGCTTCTTAAACTTAATAATATGCTAAATGCAAGATTAAAGAATTTAACCATGGAAGGAATTAATCTGGAGGTCATTAACAACATTAAGAAAGACCTTCATGGCTATGATGACATCTTTAATGAAATGATTCCGGCTTTATATGATTGCTTGAATGAAGTGGAAAATTCTGATGTCATTACTGAGGGAGAGACCAACATTCTTCGTTATGCAGAATACAGTGATATAGATAAGGCTAAAGAATTTATTACTTTTGTAGATAACAAGGAAAGTGTTAAGAAAATTCTTCCTGCCACTAAGAATACCACCGTTAGCATAGGCGAAGAAAATTATATCCCTGAGGCAAAGGACTACAGCGTAGTTGCCCGGGCTTATTGTGTTGGTGATAAACCCTTGGGGACTATTGGAATAATAGGACCTACAAGAATGGATTATTCAAAGGTAATCTCCCTTTTAAATAAGGTCACCGAACTTTTGAATAAGAATTTAACTAGCTTTGATGATTGGTAA
- the grpE gene encoding nucleotide exchange factor GrpE, translating to MAKKKNIDNEEICNCCENEEKVNTEEDVNTEENLAEAEVKEDQEFEGIEGEDEAQEEAQKEKCCEDLKAENLKLKDEITKLNNELEALKDRLMRTSAEYDNYRKRTAKEKEGIYTDACIDVLKTILPIFDNLERAAKAEGSIDDLKKGIEMTLRQINDSLSRLNVEEISTDGEFDPNLHNAVMHVEDESLGKNVVAEVFQKGYKRGDRVIRYSMVKVAN from the coding sequence ATGGCAAAGAAGAAAAACATAGACAATGAAGAAATTTGCAACTGCTGCGAGAATGAAGAGAAGGTTAACACTGAAGAGGATGTTAATACAGAAGAAAACCTTGCAGAGGCTGAGGTAAAAGAAGATCAGGAGTTTGAAGGAATAGAAGGCGAAGATGAGGCCCAGGAAGAGGCTCAAAAGGAAAAATGCTGTGAAGATCTAAAGGCAGAAAACCTTAAACTTAAGGATGAAATTACTAAACTGAATAATGAACTGGAAGCTTTGAAAGACCGCTTAATGAGAACTTCTGCAGAGTATGATAACTATAGAAAAAGAACAGCTAAAGAAAAAGAAGGAATTTACACTGACGCATGCATAGATGTCTTAAAGACAATATTACCTATTTTTGATAATCTTGAAAGGGCTGCAAAGGCAGAAGGCAGTATTGATGATTTAAAGAAAGGTATCGAGATGACCCTAAGGCAGATCAATGATTCTCTTAGCAGACTTAACGTTGAAGAAATATCTACAGACGGAGAATTTGATCCTAACCTACATAATGCAGTAATGCATGTGGAGGATGAAAGTCTGGGCAAAAATGTGGTGGCTGAGGTATTTCAAAAGGGATATAAAAGAGGCGACAGGGTAATAAGATACAGCATGGTTAAGGTAGCTAATTAG
- the dnaK gene encoding molecular chaperone DnaK: MGKVIGIDLGTTNSCVAVMEGGEPVVIANAEGSRTTPSVVSFQANGERLVGQVAKRQAITNPDKTIISIKRHMGTNYKVNIDGKEYTPQEVSAMILQKIKADAEAYLGEPVTQAVITVPAYFNDSQRQATKDAGKIAGLEVLRIINEPTAASLAYGLDKTETNQKIFVYDLGGGTFDVSILELGDGVFEVKATNGNTKLGGDDFDQRIMDYIADTFMADHGIDLRKDKMALQRLKEAAEKAKIELSSSMQTNINLPFITADATGPKHIDMNLTRAKFNEITHDLVEATIEPMRKALDDAKLSLSDIDKVILVGGSTRIPAVQEAVKKFTGKEPSKGVNPDECVAVGAAIQAGVLTGDVKDILLLDVTPLTLGIETMGGIATPLIPRNTTIPTRKSQIFSTAADGQTSVEIHVVQGERQMAADNKTLGRFTLSGIAPAPRGIPQIEVTFDIDANGIVNVTAKDKGTGKEANITITASTNLSDEEIDKAVKEAERYAEEDRKRKEVIEAKNNADQIAYQTEKTLKELGDKVSAEDKAKIESKLDALKAVKDGNDVEAIKKATEELTQEFYAISSKLYANANPQGQGFDPNNMGANNAGGNAGGQDDNVVDADFKVDDK, translated from the coding sequence ATGGGAAAAGTAATAGGAATTGACCTTGGAACCACTAACTCTTGTGTAGCTGTAATGGAAGGAGGAGAGCCGGTAGTAATAGCTAATGCAGAAGGTTCAAGAACTACACCTTCAGTAGTATCCTTCCAAGCTAATGGAGAAAGACTGGTTGGACAGGTAGCAAAAAGACAAGCAATAACTAATCCTGATAAAACTATAATATCCATAAAGAGACATATGGGAACTAACTATAAAGTAAATATTGATGGAAAAGAATATACTCCTCAAGAAGTTTCTGCTATGATCCTTCAGAAGATCAAGGCTGATGCAGAGGCTTACTTAGGTGAACCTGTAACTCAGGCTGTTATCACTGTACCTGCATATTTCAATGACAGCCAAAGACAAGCAACTAAGGATGCAGGAAAGATAGCAGGCTTAGAAGTGTTGAGAATAATAAACGAGCCAACTGCTGCTTCACTTGCATATGGTCTTGATAAGACTGAAACAAATCAGAAGATTTTTGTATATGACCTTGGTGGCGGTACCTTCGACGTATCTATTCTTGAATTAGGTGACGGAGTATTCGAGGTTAAGGCTACAAACGGTAATACAAAGCTTGGTGGAGACGACTTCGACCAGAGAATTATGGACTACATCGCAGACACTTTCATGGCTGATCATGGCATAGATTTAAGAAAAGATAAGATGGCTCTTCAGAGACTGAAGGAAGCAGCAGAGAAGGCAAAGATAGAGTTATCTTCTTCAATGCAGACTAACATAAACCTTCCATTCATAACTGCAGATGCTACTGGTCCAAAGCACATTGATATGAACCTAACAAGAGCTAAGTTCAATGAAATCACTCATGACTTAGTAGAAGCAACTATAGAACCAATGAGAAAGGCTTTAGATGATGCTAAGCTAAGCTTAAGCGATATAGATAAGGTTATATTAGTTGGTGGATCTACAAGAATTCCTGCAGTACAAGAAGCTGTTAAGAAGTTCACCGGAAAAGAACCTTCAAAGGGTGTAAACCCAGATGAATGTGTTGCTGTTGGAGCAGCTATTCAGGCCGGAGTATTAACTGGAGATGTTAAAGACATACTTCTCTTAGACGTTACTCCATTGACACTTGGTATAGAAACTATGGGAGGAATTGCAACTCCATTAATTCCAAGAAACACTACTATTCCAACAAGAAAGAGCCAGATATTCTCAACTGCTGCTGATGGCCAGACTTCCGTTGAAATTCACGTAGTTCAAGGTGAAAGACAGATGGCAGCAGACAACAAGACTCTTGGCAGATTCACACTATCAGGTATAGCTCCTGCTCCAAGAGGAATTCCACAGATTGAAGTTACCTTTGACATAGATGCCAACGGTATTGTAAATGTTACTGCCAAGGATAAGGGAACAGGTAAGGAAGCTAATATTACAATTACAGCTTCAACTAATTTGAGTGATGAAGAAATCGATAAGGCTGTCAAAGAAGCAGAAAGATATGCTGAAGAAGACAGAAAGAGAAAGGAAGTTATTGAAGCTAAGAACAATGCTGACCAGATAGCTTACCAGACAGAAAAGACCTTAAAGGAACTAGGTGACAAGGTATCCGCTGAAGATAAGGCTAAGATTGAAAGTAAGCTTGATGCATTAAAGGCAGTTAAAGACGGCAATGATGTTGAAGCAATCAAGAAAGCGACAGAAGAGCTTACTCAAGAATTCTACGCAATATCTTCCAAACTATATGCTAATGCAAATCCACAAGGACAAGGTTTTGATCCAAACAATATGGGGGCAAACAATGCTGGTGGAAATGCCGGTGGTCAGGATGACAATGTAGTAGATGCTGACTTTAAAGTAGATGACAAATAA
- the dnaJ gene encoding molecular chaperone DnaJ: MAKKDYYEVLGIQKGASDEEIKRAFRKLAIQYHPDKNQGNKEAEERFKEINEAYQVLSDPEKKAQYDQYGTTDFQGGFGGFDGGFDFSSMGGFGDIFDTFFGGGFSSGNRRRHNAPERGSDIEVTLKLTFEEAVFGVEKEISIHRHETCETCHGNGAKPGTSPKTCDKCSGTGQIRSQRSTPLGSFVSMSTCDKCGGKGKLITDPCPTCKGKGKERKNRKIKVNIPAGVDNDNVIPLRGQGEHGSNGGPPGDLYIGLKVGSHPVFKRKGVDIYIDAHISFAQAALGTELKVPTVDGDVKYSVPQGTQPGTIFRLKGKGVPRVNSAGRGDQFVTVIVDVPKTLNEKQKEALKLFMEASGEEYEEGKDGKKNGSFMGKIFGKEK; this comes from the coding sequence ATGGCGAAGAAAGATTACTACGAGGTACTGGGCATACAGAAGGGTGCCAGTGACGAAGAGATAAAAAGAGCCTTCAGAAAGCTAGCAATCCAATACCATCCCGATAAGAACCAGGGGAATAAAGAAGCTGAGGAAAGGTTCAAGGAAATAAATGAAGCTTATCAGGTTCTGTCTGACCCTGAAAAGAAAGCACAGTATGACCAGTATGGTACAACAGATTTCCAAGGTGGTTTCGGTGGTTTCGATGGTGGCTTTGACTTTTCAAGCATGGGTGGTTTTGGAGATATTTTTGATACCTTCTTTGGCGGAGGGTTTTCCAGCGGTAATAGAAGAAGACACAATGCGCCTGAAAGAGGTTCTGATATAGAAGTAACTCTCAAGCTTACTTTTGAAGAAGCAGTATTTGGTGTAGAAAAGGAAATAAGTATTCATAGACATGAAACCTGTGAAACTTGTCACGGAAATGGGGCTAAGCCGGGAACATCTCCAAAGACCTGTGATAAGTGTTCAGGTACCGGTCAAATCAGATCACAAAGAAGCACTCCCCTAGGCAGTTTTGTTAGTATGTCTACTTGCGATAAGTGCGGTGGAAAAGGAAAATTAATAACAGATCCATGTCCGACATGTAAGGGTAAGGGCAAGGAGAGAAAGAATAGAAAGATTAAAGTTAATATACCTGCCGGTGTTGATAATGATAACGTAATTCCATTGAGAGGACAAGGTGAGCACGGCTCTAACGGAGGACCTCCAGGAGATTTATACATCGGACTTAAGGTAGGTTCCCATCCTGTATTTAAGCGAAAAGGTGTAGATATTTACATCGATGCCCATATAAGCTTTGCCCAAGCTGCCCTGGGAACCGAATTAAAAGTTCCTACGGTAGATGGTGACGTAAAGTATTCAGTACCCCAAGGAACTCAGCCGGGAACCATATTCAGACTTAAAGGTAAAGGTGTCCCAAGAGTTAATTCTGCAGGAAGAGGAGACCAGTTTGTCACGGTGATAGTGGATGTACCAAAGACATTAAACGAAAAGCAGAAAGAAGCACTGAAACTCTTTATGGAAGCAAGCGGAGAAGAATATGAAGAAGGAAAAGACGGGAAAAAGAACGGCTCCTTTATGGGGAAAATCTTCGGAAAAGAAAAATAA
- the prmA gene encoding 50S ribosomal protein L11 methyltransferase — translation MNGKWYEVKVITKSEAVEPISGIFYGMDVKGVAIEDPNDILNREQGPLTWDFADINILEYGGKAAVVKGYFNETEDEEQLTAYVKEKLQELVEMGFDIGEGTVLCELVREEDWANNWKKYYKPTKIGGNIVIKPIWEEYTPEGGEMVIELDPGMAFGTGTHETTRMCILALQKHVKPDSEVFDIGTGSGILAIAAAKLGAKHVVGVDLDPVAVDSALENVEYNKLDNIEILHGNLMDVVKGKADLIVANIIAEVIVILIDQVKEFLKSGGLFISSGIIKERESMVVEKLISSGFTIKETMYDGEWVCITAEYL, via the coding sequence ATGAACGGTAAATGGTATGAAGTTAAGGTGATAACAAAAAGTGAAGCAGTTGAGCCTATATCAGGGATTTTTTACGGTATGGACGTAAAGGGGGTAGCCATTGAAGACCCTAATGATATATTAAACAGGGAACAAGGACCGCTTACATGGGATTTTGCTGACATAAATATATTAGAATATGGTGGAAAGGCTGCCGTGGTAAAGGGATACTTCAATGAAACTGAAGATGAAGAGCAATTGACAGCCTATGTGAAGGAAAAACTTCAAGAATTAGTTGAAATGGGCTTTGATATCGGTGAAGGTACTGTTTTATGTGAGTTAGTCAGAGAAGAAGATTGGGCTAACAATTGGAAGAAATACTACAAGCCCACAAAAATAGGGGGAAATATTGTAATTAAACCTATTTGGGAAGAGTATACTCCGGAAGGCGGAGAGATGGTAATAGAGCTTGACCCAGGTATGGCCTTTGGTACAGGTACTCATGAGACTACAAGGATGTGTATATTGGCACTACAAAAGCATGTAAAGCCGGATAGTGAGGTTTTCGATATAGGAACGGGCTCCGGAATATTGGCTATTGCGGCAGCCAAGCTGGGAGCTAAACACGTTGTAGGAGTAGACCTGGACCCTGTGGCGGTAGACTCCGCCCTGGAGAATGTAGAGTACAATAAGCTTGATAATATAGAAATTCTTCATGGAAACTTAATGGATGTTGTAAAAGGCAAGGCTGACCTTATTGTGGCCAATATTATTGCTGAGGTAATTGTAATCTTGATAGATCAGGTTAAGGAATTCTTAAAAAGCGGTGGATTGTTTATTTCCTCTGGTATAATCAAAGAAAGAGAAAGCATGGTAGTAGAAAAACTTATAAGCTCCGGCTTTACAATCAAAGAAACCATGTATGACGGAGAATGGGTTTGCATAACTGCAGAATACTTATAG
- a CDS encoding 16S rRNA (uracil(1498)-N(3))-methyltransferase: MHKFFVSPDAISNEKAVIDGDDVKHIYKVLRLKAGDEVIINNSQGKEYLGRIHDVNKSTVVIDIIEAMDINNESNLKVDLYQGLPKSAKMDYIVQKGTEIGINKITPIITERVIVKSELGEFKKTDRWRRIALEACKQSKRTLIPEINEPIEFKSLLTILKNYDIVVVPYENQEGFGIKKMCKSLQKEVKSAAVVIGPEGGFEEDEIKCLEDIGGYIVTLGPRILRTETAGIVTAALLQYELGDLGGLI; the protein is encoded by the coding sequence ATGCATAAGTTTTTTGTCAGTCCAGACGCTATAAGTAACGAAAAAGCGGTCATTGATGGCGATGACGTAAAACACATTTACAAGGTATTAAGACTTAAAGCCGGCGATGAAGTCATCATAAACAATTCACAAGGTAAAGAATATTTAGGCCGTATCCATGATGTAAATAAAAGCACTGTGGTTATTGATATCATAGAAGCTATGGATATAAACAATGAGAGCAATCTGAAAGTGGACTTATACCAGGGTTTACCTAAATCAGCTAAGATGGATTATATTGTACAAAAGGGTACAGAAATAGGAATAAATAAGATCACTCCCATCATAACGGAAAGAGTAATTGTAAAAAGTGAACTTGGGGAGTTTAAAAAGACGGACAGGTGGAGAAGAATAGCCTTAGAAGCCTGCAAACAGAGCAAAAGGACATTGATTCCGGAAATAAACGAGCCTATAGAATTCAAATCCTTGCTGACTATCTTAAAAAACTATGATATAGTTGTAGTACCCTATGAGAATCAAGAAGGCTTTGGTATCAAAAAAATGTGTAAAAGCCTTCAGAAGGAAGTGAAGTCAGCAGCAGTGGTCATAGGCCCGGAGGGCGGCTTTGAAGAAGACGAAATTAAGTGCCTTGAGGACATAGGCGGATACATAGTAACTTTGGGACCGAGAATATTGAGAACGGAAACCGCAGGAATAGTGACTGCTGCGCTTTTACAATACGAACTGGGGGACTTGGGCGGCCTTATCTAA
- the mtaB gene encoding tRNA (N(6)-L-threonylcarbamoyladenosine(37)-C(2))-methylthiotransferase MtaB — MKVAFATLGCRVNQYESEAMTEKFIRDGYEVVKFDDYSDVYVINTCTVTNMGDKKSRQMISRARRTNGNAIIAVVGCYSQVAPEEVASIEGVDVVLGSRNKGDIVYWVNRAMDEKNKIVEVKDVLRNNKYEELTIETYQDRTRAFLKIQDGCNRFCSYCLIPYARGGVCSKDPEKIITEVKELASNGFKEIILSGIHIASYGMDLDSNVTLVDILEQINEVPGIERIRIGSIDPTFFTEGVMDRISKLDKLCPHFHLSLQSGCDETLKRMNRRYNSHQYRNIVQELRKRIKDVSITTDIIVGFPGETEKEFNTTYEFLKDLKLTKTHVFKYSPRKGTAAAKLKDDVTPQEKERRSSLLIELNRINEKHFIENLIQREMDVLYEQKSSIEGEYYEGYTPNYIKVVTPFEYMDVIGKIIPTKIIGAKEEFAYGASLEV; from the coding sequence ATGAAGGTAGCGTTTGCCACCTTGGGCTGTAGAGTCAATCAATATGAGTCTGAGGCAATGACAGAGAAATTTATCAGAGATGGATATGAAGTAGTAAAATTTGATGACTATTCGGATGTATATGTTATAAATACCTGCACGGTTACAAATATGGGAGATAAAAAATCCAGACAGATGATCAGCCGTGCCAGAAGGACCAACGGAAATGCAATAATTGCAGTAGTGGGTTGTTATTCCCAGGTGGCACCGGAGGAAGTAGCTTCAATAGAGGGTGTAGATGTAGTACTAGGCAGCAGAAACAAGGGAGACATAGTCTACTGGGTAAACAGGGCTATGGATGAGAAAAACAAGATAGTAGAAGTTAAAGACGTCTTAAGAAATAACAAGTATGAAGAGTTAACAATTGAAACCTATCAGGATAGGACCAGAGCCTTTCTTAAGATACAGGATGGGTGTAATAGATTTTGCTCCTACTGTCTAATCCCCTATGCTCGTGGAGGGGTATGCAGTAAGGACCCTGAAAAGATTATTACAGAGGTAAAGGAACTTGCTTCAAATGGTTTTAAAGAGATAATTTTATCGGGCATCCACATTGCGTCCTATGGCATGGACTTAGACAGTAATGTGACTCTGGTAGATATTTTGGAACAAATCAATGAGGTGCCCGGCATCGAGAGAATAAGAATTGGATCCATAGACCCAACCTTTTTTACCGAAGGAGTTATGGATAGAATATCAAAGTTAGACAAATTGTGTCCTCACTTCCATCTATCCCTGCAAAGTGGCTGTGATGAAACTCTAAAACGCATGAACAGAAGATATAACTCCCACCAATACAGAAATATTGTTCAAGAGCTCAGAAAGAGGATAAAGGATGTATCTATAACTACGGACATAATAGTTGGCTTCCCGGGAGAAACCGAAAAGGAATTCAATACCACCTATGAGTTTTTAAAGGATTTGAAGCTGACCAAAACTCATGTATTTAAGTATAGTCCAAGAAAAGGAACCGCTGCGGCTAAACTTAAGGATGATGTAACCCCTCAGGAAAAAGAAAGAAGAAGCTCACTGCTTATAGAACTTAACAGAATTAATGAAAAGCACTTCATAGAAAATTTAATACAAAGAGAAATGGATGTTCTGTATGAGCAAAAATCTTCAATTGAAGGGGAATATTATGAAGGCTATACTCCAAACTATATAAAGGTGGTTACTCCTTTTGAATATATGGATGTTATCGGGAAAATAATTCCTACAAAAATTATAGGAGCAAAAGAAGAATTTGCATATGGAGCATCCTTAGAGGTATAA